The Sphaerospermopsis torques-reginae ITEP-024 genome has a window encoding:
- a CDS encoding DUF6671 family protein, which translates to MTTQLLKNLFNNRVAVIATMHHKEKVIAPLLQQELGIKVIVPQDFNTDVFGTFTREIKRPDTQIATAKLKAQKALEMTGETIAIASEGSFAPHPSFPYIYANREIIVFLDQEKELEIVGEVFSTETNFNHRVIKNLAQAEEFAEKVGFPEHGLVVWFEKSNPENPEIIKGITTREKLHKAVNFALNNSPDGNLHIETDMRALYNPMRMKNIEKATQDLLNKINSCCPQCSTPGFSITEKIKGLPCESCHQPTLLTKAVIYQCRKCNFIEKKLYPDGNKFADPGLCEYCNP; encoded by the coding sequence ATGACAACGCAATTATTGAAAAATCTCTTTAATAACCGTGTGGCTGTGATCGCAACAATGCACCATAAAGAAAAAGTAATTGCCCCATTATTACAACAAGAATTAGGAATTAAAGTTATTGTACCACAGGATTTTAACACCGATGTTTTTGGCACATTTACCAGAGAAATAAAACGCCCAGATACACAAATTGCCACCGCGAAATTAAAAGCCCAAAAAGCTCTTGAGATGACAGGGGAAACTATAGCTATTGCTAGTGAAGGAAGTTTTGCACCTCATCCCAGTTTTCCTTATATTTATGCTAACAGAGAAATCATTGTTTTTTTAGATCAAGAAAAAGAATTAGAAATTGTTGGCGAGGTTTTTTCTACTGAAACTAACTTTAATCATCGAGTTATTAAGAATTTAGCCCAAGCAGAAGAATTTGCTGAAAAAGTCGGTTTCCCTGAACATGGTTTAGTGGTTTGGTTTGAAAAATCAAATCCTGAAAATCCTGAAATTATTAAAGGTATAACCACAAGAGAAAAATTACATAAAGCGGTGAATTTCGCGTTAAATAATTCCCCCGATGGTAATTTACATATAGAAACTGATATGCGGGCGCTTTATAATCCAATGCGGATGAAAAATATCGAAAAAGCTACCCAAGATTTGCTGAATAAAATTAATAGTTGTTGTCCACAATGTTCTACACCTGGATTTAGTATAACAGAAAAAATCAAAGGTTTACCTTGTGAAAGTTGCCATCAACCAACTTTATTAACTAAGGCTGTAATTTATCAATGTCGAAAATGTAATTTCATCGAGAAAAAATTATATCCTGATGGGAACAAGTTTGCAGATCCGGGATTATGTGAATATTGTAATCCTTGA
- the fabG gene encoding 3-oxoacyl-[acyl-carrier-protein] reductase, with protein sequence MTLLQNQVAIVTGASRGIGRAIALQLASQGAKVVVNYASSSTAAEQVVAEITAAGGEAIALQADVSQADQVDTLINTTIEKFNRIDILVNNAGITRDTLLLRMKLEDWQAVIDLNLTGVFLCTKTVSKIMLKQRSGRIINIASVSGQMGNPGQANYSAAKAGVIGFTKTVAKELATRGITVNAVAPGFIKTDMTSDIKADNILQFIPLGRFGEPEEIAGMVRFLAADPAAAYITGQVFNVDGGMVM encoded by the coding sequence ATGACATTATTACAAAACCAAGTCGCCATTGTTACAGGAGCATCCAGAGGTATTGGACGTGCGATCGCTCTCCAACTAGCATCCCAAGGCGCAAAAGTTGTAGTCAACTACGCCAGTTCCAGCACCGCAGCAGAACAAGTAGTAGCAGAAATTACAGCAGCAGGAGGAGAAGCGATCGCCCTCCAAGCAGATGTTTCCCAAGCAGATCAAGTAGATACACTGATCAACACAACCATAGAAAAATTTAACCGCATTGATATCTTAGTCAACAATGCAGGTATTACCCGCGATACATTGTTATTAAGAATGAAACTAGAAGACTGGCAAGCTGTTATAGACCTCAACTTAACAGGTGTATTTTTATGTACAAAAACCGTCAGTAAAATCATGCTCAAACAACGTTCTGGCAGAATTATCAACATTGCGTCTGTATCCGGACAAATGGGCAATCCAGGACAGGCAAACTACAGCGCCGCCAAAGCAGGTGTGATTGGTTTTACCAAAACCGTCGCCAAAGAACTAGCTACCCGTGGTATCACCGTTAACGCCGTAGCACCAGGCTTTATCAAAACTGACATGACCAGCGATATCAAAGCTGATAACATATTACAATTTATTCCCTTGGGGCGGTTTGGTGAACCAGAAGAAATTGCTGGTATGGTGAGGTTTTTAGCAGCTGATCCCGCCGCAGCTTACATTACAGGTCAAGTCTTTAACGTCGATGGTGGGATGGTTATGTAA
- a CDS encoding CAP domain-containing protein, producing the protein MLRNTISAIGAGFLVLVNGGMASSTPSQSFVFNDNYKVAQTNVNNAAIEAAVFQQINQYRSSQNLPLLTRDSRIDEQAKIHSQNMASGKVLFSHDGFQARVRAIGIPFSRVAENVAYNQGSRDAATTAVQGWLKSSGHLANIRGNYNLTGIGVASNSKGQIFFTQIFLTSR; encoded by the coding sequence ATGTTGAGAAATACTATTTCAGCTATTGGTGCAGGTTTCTTAGTTTTAGTCAATGGAGGGATGGCTAGTTCTACTCCCAGTCAATCTTTTGTATTCAATGACAACTACAAAGTAGCACAAACTAATGTTAATAATGCTGCCATAGAAGCTGCGGTTTTCCAACAAATAAACCAGTACCGATCCTCCCAAAATTTACCCCTATTGACTCGTGATTCTCGTATTGATGAGCAAGCAAAAATTCACAGTCAAAACATGGCTAGTGGTAAAGTTCTCTTTAGTCATGATGGATTTCAAGCACGAGTCAGAGCGATTGGTATTCCTTTCAGTCGAGTTGCGGAAAATGTAGCTTACAATCAAGGTTCTAGAGATGCTGCAACTACCGCTGTACAAGGCTGGTTAAAGAGTTCAGGACATCTAGCTAACATTAGAGGTAATTATAACCTCACAGGAATTGGTGTGGCGAGTAATAGCAAAGGACAAATTTTTTTCACCCAAATTTTCCTCACATCAAGATAA
- a CDS encoding alpha/beta fold hydrolase, which translates to MSIQEHKITVNSLEWYYREAQPIGRSDLLPVVLLHGIVSQSYSFRNILPALAAQGTRAIAPDWIGYGFSGKPEKRDFAYTPDAFIKALDDFIQAIELEKFSLVVQGFLGSVGLQYALRNPEKIANIVILNAPISTSAKLPWKIQQMGLPLAGEMMTQDPLLVDRTLEGGCRYRIEDQDLDVYRKPFLKTSASGRALLSTIRNLQLETAMKEIEPGFKEWQKPILVQWGMMDPWLSVDIAESFVKNVPDGDIIKLNNVGHYPQEHYHEVILQDLLPFVRCNNR; encoded by the coding sequence GTGTCAATTCAAGAACATAAAATAACAGTAAATTCCTTAGAATGGTATTATCGGGAAGCCCAACCCATTGGAAGAAGTGATTTATTGCCAGTAGTATTACTACACGGCATAGTTTCCCAAAGTTATAGCTTTCGCAATATTTTACCAGCTTTGGCAGCACAGGGAACAAGAGCGATCGCACCAGATTGGATAGGATACGGATTTTCTGGAAAACCAGAAAAACGCGATTTTGCTTACACTCCCGATGCATTTATCAAAGCTTTAGATGACTTTATTCAAGCTATAGAATTAGAAAAATTTTCCTTAGTTGTGCAAGGATTTTTAGGCTCAGTTGGTTTACAATACGCTTTGAGAAATCCTGAAAAAATCGCCAACATTGTCATTTTAAATGCTCCCATTTCTACATCTGCTAAATTACCTTGGAAAATTCAACAAATGGGTTTACCATTGGCAGGGGAAATGATGACACAAGATCCATTATTAGTGGATAGAACCTTAGAAGGTGGATGTCGTTACCGCATCGAAGATCAAGATTTAGATGTTTATAGAAAACCGTTCTTGAAAACTTCTGCATCTGGTCGCGCTTTACTATCAACAATCAGAAATTTGCAACTAGAAACAGCAATGAAAGAAATAGAACCAGGTTTTAAAGAATGGCAAAAACCAATTTTAGTACAATGGGGAATGATGGACCCTTGGTTATCTGTAGATATAGCCGAAAGTTTTGTGAAAAATGTTCCTGATGGGGACATAATTAAGTTAAATAATGTGGGACATTATCCCCAAGAACATTATCATGAAGTGATTTTACAAGACCTATTACCCTTTGTGCGTTGTAACAACAGGTGA
- a CDS encoding ribonuclease H-like domain-containing protein gives MRLDDFRVSDGDIDAATLSEYLKSEALAVDTETMGLLPQRDRLCLVQLCNPEGKVTAIRIAKAQTEAPNLKQLLEATHILKVFHFARFDIATLRYNLNIQVQPVFCTKIASKLARTYTNRHGLKDVVQELEQVELDKSSQSSDWGNAANLSEDQLSYAANDVRYLLSIQQKLTQMLQREERWQLAQECFQVLPTLVSLDLLQFKDLFEH, from the coding sequence ATGAGATTAGATGATTTTCGGGTTAGTGACGGTGATATAGATGCTGCTACCCTCTCGGAGTATTTAAAATCTGAAGCTCTGGCTGTGGACACGGAAACAATGGGATTATTACCACAACGCGATCGCTTGTGTCTCGTTCAGTTGTGCAACCCAGAAGGAAAAGTCACCGCTATCCGCATTGCTAAAGCACAAACAGAAGCTCCCAACTTAAAACAACTGTTGGAAGCAACTCATATCCTCAAAGTATTTCACTTTGCGCGGTTTGACATTGCTACTTTACGTTACAATCTCAACATTCAGGTTCAGCCTGTTTTTTGTACTAAAATTGCTAGTAAGTTAGCCCGCACCTACACTAACCGTCATGGTTTAAAAGATGTAGTACAGGAATTAGAACAAGTAGAACTAGACAAAAGCTCTCAAAGTTCTGATTGGGGGAATGCTGCTAATTTATCTGAGGATCAATTAAGTTACGCTGCTAATGATGTCCGCTACTTATTGAGCATTCAACAAAAACTAACGCAAATGCTACAACGAGAAGAACGTTGGCAACTAGCACAAGAATGTTTCCAAGTTCTACCAACATTGGTTTCTTTGGATTTATTACAATTCAAAGATTTATTTGAACATTAA
- a CDS encoding response regulator transcription factor, with product MDKLDTNIPKIMIVDDDFSVRNLVYRFLSRKYQIESASDGKSAMALFDQFNPALVILDWNLPDANGYKLCQEMQSRTNVLVLILTSRNDEADKIKILAAGADDFMTKPFSLAEVEVRVEALLRRIRYIQPHQSQRLVFQQLAINPEGREVKLNDKPLALTALEFNILHFLASHPGQAWSRPQLIQKIWGCDYVGDGRVVDVHIGQLRKKMEVDSSTPEFIKTVRGYGYKFEPPEGSKA from the coding sequence ATGGATAAGCTTGACACGAATATTCCCAAGATTATGATTGTAGATGACGATTTCAGTGTGAGAAATCTCGTCTACCGTTTTTTGAGTCGAAAATACCAAATAGAATCGGCCTCAGATGGTAAAAGTGCTATGGCATTATTTGATCAATTCAATCCAGCCTTGGTAATTCTGGATTGGAATTTGCCAGATGCCAATGGCTATAAACTTTGTCAAGAAATGCAAAGCCGCACCAATGTTTTAGTTTTGATACTCACTAGCCGGAATGATGAAGCTGATAAAATTAAAATTCTGGCCGCAGGTGCAGATGATTTCATGACTAAGCCATTTAGCCTAGCAGAAGTGGAAGTCAGAGTTGAAGCACTTTTAAGACGCATCCGTTATATTCAACCGCATCAATCACAGCGTCTTGTTTTTCAACAATTAGCAATTAACCCAGAAGGTAGAGAGGTAAAATTGAATGATAAACCTTTAGCTTTAACGGCTTTAGAGTTTAATATTTTACATTTTTTAGCCAGCCATCCAGGACAAGCTTGGAGTCGTCCCCAACTGATTCAAAAAATTTGGGGTTGTGACTATGTAGGAGATGGACGAGTTGTAGATGTGCATATTGGTCAATTACGTAAAAAAATGGAAGTTGATTCAAGTACACCAGAGTTTATCAAAACGGTACGCGGCTATGGTTATAAGTTTGAACCACCAGAAGGTAGCAAAGCTTAA
- a CDS encoding MraY family glycosyltransferase, which yields MNLDNSLKSLGIANPSGSGWLAVVFTFILAWLVTWRLIPTIRQFALRVGWADQPNARRLNREPLPNAGGLAIYAGVIAAVVVASLLRPIELQGVLAQVLTILLGGSILVLVGFIDDQFCLPPSVRLWAQMITALLLVANGISVKVTFGTPIDSLLSMALTVLWVVGITNAINLMDGMDGLAGGISFITAMSLLGVSAQFDNRAAATLVLAALGGAALGFLRHNFHPSRIIMGDAGAYFFGYVLAATSILGKLQQSTVFALIPTVLFLMLPVLDTTQVFIRRLLAGKNPLSTPGKDHLHHRLLAWGFSQRRAAFTLWSVTLFFNVLAMTVQGMTLPVILASAASIVLLLGATVLQRIHGNS from the coding sequence ATGAATTTAGACAACTCCCTTAAATCCCTTGGCATTGCTAACCCTAGCGGCTCCGGCTGGTTGGCGGTAGTATTTACTTTTATTTTGGCTTGGCTGGTTACATGGCGTTTAATTCCGACTATCCGTCAATTTGCTTTGCGGGTAGGTTGGGCTGATCAACCAAACGCCCGACGACTTAACCGAGAACCTTTACCTAATGCGGGAGGTTTGGCTATCTATGCTGGCGTTATTGCGGCTGTGGTCGTTGCTAGTCTGCTACGACCCATTGAACTTCAAGGCGTATTGGCTCAGGTACTCACAATTTTGTTAGGAGGTTCTATTCTCGTCTTGGTTGGCTTTATTGATGATCAATTTTGCTTACCTCCTTCTGTGCGTTTGTGGGCGCAAATGATCACAGCCCTTTTGTTAGTGGCTAATGGTATCAGTGTGAAAGTTACTTTTGGTACTCCTATTGACTCTTTGCTATCAATGGCTTTAACAGTTTTATGGGTAGTGGGTATTACCAATGCTATTAACTTGATGGATGGGATGGATGGTTTAGCCGGTGGCATCAGTTTTATTACAGCAATGAGTTTGTTGGGAGTTTCTGCTCAGTTTGATAATCGAGCAGCAGCAACCCTGGTATTAGCTGCTTTGGGTGGTGCTGCACTGGGCTTTTTACGCCACAATTTTCATCCTTCACGGATCATTATGGGTGATGCGGGGGCGTATTTTTTCGGTTATGTTTTAGCTGCCACTAGCATTTTAGGCAAGTTGCAACAAAGTACAGTTTTTGCCCTGATACCAACGGTTTTATTTTTGATGTTGCCAGTTTTAGATACTACTCAGGTTTTTATTAGGCGACTTTTAGCCGGCAAAAACCCTTTGAGTACACCCGGTAAGGATCACCTACATCACCGCTTGCTGGCCTGGGGTTTTTCCCAACGTCGGGCGGCTTTTACTTTGTGGTCTGTCACCTTGTTTTTTAATGTACTGGCTATGACGGTACAAGGTATGACTTTACCCGTGATCCTGGCTTCTGCTGCTAGTATTGTTCTGCTGTTGGGTGCTACGGTTTTACAAAGAATACATGGTAATTCGTAA
- the trpB gene encoding tryptophan synthase subunit beta — MTTTPLSPNFSQTAAVPDSLGRFGRFGGKYVPETLMPALAELETAYYQYRNDPDFQTELQGLLRDYVGRATPLYFAERLTAHYARPDGTGAQIYLKREDLNHTGAHKINNALGQVLLAKRMGKQRIIAETGAGQHGVATATVCARFGLQCIIYMGVHDMERQSLNVFRMRLMGAEVRGVAAGTGTLKDATSEAIRDWVTNVETTHYILGSVAGPHPYPMIVRDFHAVIGQETRAQTMEKWGGLPDILMACVGGGSNAMGLFHEFVKEPSVRLIGVEAAGEGVNTGKHAATLTKGQVGVLHGAMSYLLQDNDGQVIEPHSISAGLDYPGVGPEHSYMKDIGRAEYYSVTDAEALEAFQRLSRLEGIIPALETSHAIAYLETLCPQLTGSPRIVINCSGRGDKDVQTAAKFLIQG, encoded by the coding sequence GTGACTACTACTCCCCTTTCCCCCAACTTCTCTCAAACCGCTGCTGTTCCCGATAGCTTAGGACGTTTTGGCCGCTTTGGTGGTAAATATGTTCCTGAAACTTTAATGCCGGCTTTAGCTGAACTAGAAACAGCTTATTACCAATACCGTAATGATCCTGATTTTCAAACCGAATTACAAGGTTTACTGCGAGATTACGTAGGACGCGCTACCCCTTTATACTTTGCTGAAAGACTCACCGCCCATTATGCCCGTCCCGATGGCACTGGAGCGCAAATTTACTTAAAACGTGAAGACTTAAATCATACAGGCGCTCATAAAATTAACAATGCCCTTGGTCAAGTTTTATTAGCCAAGCGCATGGGTAAACAGCGCATTATTGCTGAAACCGGTGCAGGACAACATGGAGTAGCTACAGCTACCGTTTGCGCTCGTTTTGGTTTGCAATGTATTATTTACATGGGTGTTCACGACATGGAACGCCAATCCTTAAATGTGTTTAGAATGCGCTTGATGGGGGCGGAAGTTCGTGGTGTGGCTGCCGGTACGGGAACTCTCAAAGATGCCACTTCTGAAGCCATCCGCGACTGGGTAACGAATGTAGAAACTACTCATTATATCCTGGGTTCTGTGGCTGGTCCCCATCCTTACCCGATGATAGTCCGGGATTTTCACGCGGTTATCGGCCAGGAAACTCGCGCTCAAACAATGGAAAAATGGGGTGGTTTACCTGATATTCTCATGGCTTGTGTGGGTGGTGGTTCTAATGCAATGGGACTTTTTCACGAGTTTGTTAAAGAACCATCGGTGCGGTTAATAGGTGTAGAAGCTGCTGGTGAAGGTGTGAACACTGGCAAACACGCCGCGACCTTGACAAAAGGACAAGTTGGTGTATTGCATGGGGCAATGAGTTATCTGTTACAAGATAATGATGGACAGGTGATTGAACCCCATTCTATTAGTGCTGGTTTGGATTATCCTGGTGTTGGTCCAGAACACAGCTATATGAAGGATATTGGTAGGGCTGAATATTATAGTGTTACCGATGCTGAAGCTTTAGAGGCATTTCAACGCCTATCGAGATTAGAAGGAATTATACCTGCTTTAGAAACTTCTCATGCGATCGCCTATTTAGAAACTTTATGTCCACAACTTACAGGCAGTCCCCGGATTGTGATTAACTGCTCTGGTAGAGGTGATAAGGATGTGCAAACAGCAGCCAAGTTCTTAATTCAGGGTTGA
- a CDS encoding CAP domain-containing protein has translation MFRQTAFGMALSTLVLASGLMTDSVTDKNAAQKIVHTQSFNTSSQAAILNLGSENATLEKLVFEQINQYRVSQGLSKLTLNASITQQARIHSQNMANGIVKFSHHGLEQRVKAIPLKYDNAAENVAFNVGYSDPAQQAVIGWLNSPGHLKNIQGNFKLTGVGVATNAKGEVYLTQIFINTK, from the coding sequence ATGTTCCGACAAACTGCTTTTGGCATGGCTTTAAGTACGCTTGTCCTTGCTAGTGGATTGATGACTGATTCTGTTACCGATAAAAATGCTGCTCAAAAAATCGTTCACACTCAGTCATTTAATACTTCTAGTCAGGCCGCTATTTTGAATCTTGGTTCTGAAAATGCTACTTTAGAAAAATTAGTTTTTGAGCAAATTAATCAATATCGTGTTTCTCAAGGATTATCAAAGCTCACCTTAAATGCAAGTATCACTCAGCAAGCAAGAATTCACAGTCAGAACATGGCTAATGGTATAGTGAAATTTAGTCATCATGGATTGGAACAACGAGTTAAAGCTATCCCTCTTAAATATGACAATGCAGCCGAAAATGTGGCTTTCAACGTGGGATATAGTGATCCAGCACAGCAAGCTGTGATTGGTTGGCTCAACAGTCCTGGACATTTGAAGAATATTCAAGGAAATTTTAAATTGACAGGGGTGGGAGTGGCTACTAATGCCAAAGGTGAAGTTTATCTCACACAAATATTTATCAATACCAAATAG
- the hemJ gene encoding protoporphyrinogen oxidase HemJ, with protein sequence MAYSWFKAFHIIGFVVWFAGLFYLVRLFIYHVEANQEPEPAKTILKNQYQLMEKRLYHIITIPGMIVTVAMAIGILSTNPDLLKETWLHFKLGFVGILLIYHHYCGRLMKQLAADECKWSGQQLRALNEAPTLLLVVIVMLAIFKNNLPTDITAWLIFGLVIFMAASIQMYAKIRRRNKEKMLAEMNQVNQNNQVPQAQS encoded by the coding sequence ATGGCTTATTCGTGGTTTAAAGCCTTTCACATTATTGGTTTTGTCGTTTGGTTTGCAGGGTTATTTTACCTGGTGCGTTTGTTTATTTATCATGTAGAAGCAAACCAAGAACCAGAACCCGCAAAAACGATACTGAAAAATCAGTATCAACTGATGGAAAAACGTCTTTACCATATTATCACCATCCCCGGAATGATCGTCACCGTAGCGATGGCCATTGGTATTCTTTCCACTAACCCAGACTTGTTAAAAGAAACTTGGTTACATTTTAAATTAGGCTTTGTGGGTATTTTATTAATCTATCATCATTATTGTGGTAGATTAATGAAACAGTTAGCCGCCGATGAATGTAAGTGGAGTGGACAACAATTAAGGGCTTTAAATGAAGCACCGACTTTGTTATTAGTTGTCATTGTCATGTTGGCTATTTTCAAGAATAATCTACCCACAGATATTACTGCTTGGCTGATTTTTGGTTTAGTGATTTTCATGGCTGCTAGTATTCAGATGTATGCCAAAATTCGCAGACGCAATAAAGAAAAAATGTTGGCAGAAATGAATCAAGTTAATCAAAATAATCAAGTTCCCCAAGCGCAAAGTTAA
- the groL gene encoding chaperonin GroEL (60 kDa chaperone family; promotes refolding of misfolded polypeptides especially under stressful conditions; forms two stacked rings of heptamers to form a barrel-shaped 14mer; ends can be capped by GroES; misfolded proteins enter the barrel where they are refolded when GroES binds), whose product MAKIISFDEESRRSLEKGINALADAVKITLGPKGRNVLLEKKFGIPQIVNDGITVAKEIELEDPLENTGARLIQEVASKTKDTAGDGTTTATVLAQALVKEGLKNVAAGTNPIALKRGIDKTVEALVAEIAKIAKPVEGSAIAQVATVSAGNDEEVGNMLAEAMEKVTKDGVITVEESKSLTTELEVVEGMQIDRGYISPYFITNNDRMTVEFENARILIADKKINAIQDLVPVLEKVARLGQPLLIIAEDIEGDALATLVVNKARGVLAVAAIKSPGFGERRKALLQDIAILTDGQMISEEIGLSLDTATLEMLGTARKITIDKENTTIVSGTDNKPEVQKRIAQIRKQLEETDSDYDSEKLQERIAKLAGGVAVIKVGAATETELKDRKLRIEDALNATKAAVEEGIVPGGGTTLIHLSTKVDAIKNSLDAEEKIGADIVQRSLEAPLRQIADNAGAEGSVIVSKVRETDFNIGYNAATGEFEDLIAAGIIDPAKVVRSALQNAASIAGMVLTTEAIVVEKPEKKAAAPDAGMGGMGGMGGMGGMGGMGGMGMF is encoded by the coding sequence ATGGCTAAGATTATTTCATTTGATGAGGAATCACGGCGATCGCTAGAAAAAGGCATTAACGCCTTAGCGGATGCAGTTAAAATCACCTTGGGACCCAAAGGCCGCAACGTCCTGTTAGAAAAAAAATTTGGTATTCCCCAAATTGTCAACGATGGTATCACCGTTGCCAAAGAAATTGAACTAGAAGATCCTTTAGAAAACACTGGCGCAAGACTGATCCAAGAAGTGGCATCCAAAACCAAAGATACAGCAGGTGATGGAACTACCACAGCCACAGTTTTAGCACAGGCATTAGTTAAAGAAGGACTCAAGAACGTCGCTGCTGGTACAAACCCCATTGCCTTAAAACGGGGTATTGATAAAACCGTAGAAGCATTGGTAGCAGAAATTGCCAAAATAGCCAAACCAGTAGAAGGAAGTGCGATCGCTCAAGTTGCCACAGTTTCCGCAGGTAACGATGAAGAAGTCGGCAATATGCTGGCCGAAGCAATGGAAAAAGTCACCAAAGATGGTGTGATCACCGTTGAAGAATCCAAATCCTTAACTACCGAACTAGAAGTAGTAGAAGGGATGCAAATTGATCGTGGTTATATTTCTCCCTACTTCATCACCAACAACGACCGGATGACAGTAGAATTTGAAAACGCCCGCATCCTCATCGCCGACAAAAAAATCAACGCCATTCAAGATTTAGTACCTGTACTGGAAAAAGTAGCCCGTTTAGGTCAACCTTTATTAATCATTGCTGAAGATATCGAAGGTGACGCTTTAGCAACCTTGGTAGTCAACAAAGCACGGGGAGTTTTAGCCGTTGCTGCCATTAAATCCCCTGGTTTTGGCGAACGTCGCAAAGCCTTATTACAAGATATTGCCATTCTCACCGATGGACAGATGATTTCTGAAGAAATTGGTTTGAGCTTGGATACAGCTACCTTAGAAATGCTGGGTACAGCCCGGAAAATCACCATTGACAAGGAAAATACCACCATTGTCTCTGGTACTGACAACAAACCAGAAGTACAAAAGCGCATTGCCCAAATTCGCAAACAGTTAGAAGAAACTGATTCTGACTACGATTCCGAAAAACTGCAAGAACGTATTGCCAAACTTGCTGGTGGCGTGGCAGTAATTAAAGTGGGAGCAGCCACAGAAACCGAACTCAAAGACCGTAAACTGCGAATTGAAGACGCTTTAAATGCTACCAAAGCCGCAGTAGAAGAAGGTATCGTTCCTGGTGGTGGTACAACCTTAATTCACCTGTCTACAAAAGTAGATGCTATTAAAAACAGCCTTGATGCTGAAGAAAAAATTGGGGCTGACATTGTACAAAGGTCCCTAGAAGCACCTTTACGCCAAATCGCAGATAACGCTGGTGCAGAAGGTTCTGTAATTGTTTCTAAAGTCAGAGAAACCGACTTTAACATCGGTTACAACGCTGCTACCGGAGAATTTGAAGATTTAATCGCCGCAGGTATTATTGATCCTGCTAAAGTTGTTCGTTCTGCATTGCAAAATGCCGCTTCTATTGCGGGTATGGTTTTAACTACCGAAGCGATAGTAGTAGAAAAGCCTGAAAAGAAAGCTGCCGCTCCTGATGCTGGCATGGGCGGCATGGGCGGCATGGGCGGTATGGGTGGTATGGGTGGTATGGGTGGTATGGGTATGTTCTAA
- a CDS encoding rhodanese-like domain-containing protein yields MTNNLMGGIIPQQPPIEVESDVHVVKSRLEWGEPAFTILDVRDRSTYNQGHIMGAMPMPIDELTDRAEISLQKSRDIYVYGTDEGQTAQAAQKLRAAGFLQVSELKGGLGAWKAIGGPTEGIIESRTPAGADDYNIVSRIQNHLKNQQK; encoded by the coding sequence ATGACTAATAATTTGATGGGTGGGATTATTCCTCAACAGCCACCCATAGAAGTAGAATCGGATGTTCATGTAGTTAAGTCTCGTTTAGAATGGGGCGAACCAGCATTTACAATTTTGGATGTCCGCGATCGCTCAACCTATAACCAAGGTCATATTATGGGGGCAATGCCTATGCCTATAGATGAACTAACAGATCGTGCAGAAATTTCTTTGCAAAAAAGCCGTGATATTTACGTTTACGGCACTGATGAGGGACAAACTGCTCAAGCTGCCCAAAAATTGCGTGCTGCGGGATTTTTACAGGTATCAGAATTAAAAGGTGGTTTGGGAGCATGGAAAGCAATTGGTGGACCAACAGAAGGTATCATTGAATCAAGAACTCCCGCAGGTGCAGATGATTACAATATTGTCTCTCGCATTCAAAATCATTTGAAAAATCAACAGAAGTGA